Genomic window (Leptospira weilii):
CCACGGGGATATTTGGATTTCTCTTTTGGAGACGGGATTTTTGGACACTCTCATTGCAAATGGATACAAAGTTGCGTTTGTATCTAACGGGGATAATTTAGGAGCTACGGTACATCCCGGAATTCTTTCTTATATGTTGGAAGAAAAATTAGAATTCTGTATGGAAATGACTCCGAAAACTCTTGCCGATAAAAAAGGCGGGGCGATCTACAAAAGGATCGTTCATGGAAAATTGGAGAGTTATCAACTTCTCGAAACGGCTCAAGTTCCTCAAGAACACATACACGAGTTTGAAGGTTTGGGCAAGTTTAGAACTTTTTCGACCAACAATCTTTGGATCGATTTGATTGCTCTTAGGGAAAAAATTCTTCAAGGTAATTTTGAACTTTCTCTGATCGTAAATCCGAAGACGATCGAAGGAAAAGACGTTCTCCAACTTGAAACCGCAATGGGGTCCGCGATCCGAAATTTTAATAAGATCAAGGGGATTATTATTCCCAGGGATCGATTTACTCCTGTAAAAAAATGTGAGGATTATCTTGCTCGGAGATCCGACGCGTATCATCTTTGGGAAAACTACTCGATTACTATGTCCGATGCAAGGAAGGAATCGGGATTAGGCGAAGTATTGATTACTCTGGATGAAAAATACTACAAGAGAATCCAGGACTTCAATCGACTTTTTCCGGAGATCCCTTCTTTGGCGCGTTGTGCCTCTCTCATTGTTCAGGGGGAAGTGCTATTCGATCAAAAAGTTTCGATCGTAGGCGAGGTAGTGATCCAGAACACCGGTTCCGGGCTTCGTAGAATATCGGACTTGGGATCGGGAGTTTTAGAGTCCGGAAAATATTCCTTTTAAGACTTTACAAAGAAAATCCTTAAAAGAAATATTTTATTGGAATTTTTGGAACGAATCGGTTCAAATCCAGTAGGATTTTTTGAATCGTAAAGGTTAAAATGACAACTTCTAAAAGTCTGAAGATCCGATCCTTTGACGAAGGTAAAATTGAGCAGTTTAAAAACGTCTTTATCAACGAAAACAGAGGTAAACCGATTGTTCTTCTTCGGTTTCAAGATATAAAATCCTTATCCTTTATTGATTTCTTACAACTTGTTCCAATCAAAATATCGGAACTGAGCCCCGGTGTGGAAAATCACTATTCTTATTACTGTTATGGGGATAAAAAAAATCTGCTGATCGGAGTCGCTCCGATTCAAATGAACGGCGGCTCAAACGGATTTTTAAACTTCGATTCGCTTCTTGGACGATTCAGAGAGGTTTCGATCAAAAACGGTTCTATGAATTTCGATTTCGGAATTGCGAGAACCCAATGTAATTATATTTCTTATGTGGACGAAATCTTTCATGAATTGGAAGTTTCTTCGCTCAAAAATTTGCAGGACAATCTCATTCGTTGGAGTTGGACTTACCTCAATCGGGTCAATGATTATTTCGCTGGTGAAAAAGCGGATGCTGTCATTCAGCCGATCATTTACTACAATCACAAGGCGCATACGTACTCTATGAAAGGAGGGGAGGTATTTGTCGGAGGAGAAGCTTACTCGGGTTATGCGGATCTTATTCGGGATATTCCTCACTATCAGGATCTAAATCGAATCGAACTTCTGATTTTGGAAAAATTGACGGTATGTTGTAACGGAGCCCCCGGTCTTTTAAAATTTAACATTTCTCCGCAGACTCTTATCGATACGTTTGATACAGACGAAAAAGTAACTCGTTTTCATAATCTTCTTCTCAATCAAAATCTAAATCCGGCTCTCGTAAGAATGGAATTAATTGAAAAGCCGTACGAAGAAACAGATGTCACACTCAAGAGCGTATGCAAGAGATTCTGGAATTTCGGGATCAGTTTTGCGGCAGATGATTTCGGAGTCAAAAGCCAAAGCCACCAGATTGTTTTGGATCTGGGAGAGATGATTAAAGAATTCAAACTCGATCCGATCAGTTTTAAATTTAAGGCCAATCAGGATCTTACCAAATTCTTGGATAACTTAGCATTTATCGATTATTGCAGAAGACTTTCGGATAATCGGGAAGCGATTATCACAGCCGAGGCTTTGGAAGACATAGATTCCTTAAACTTCTTAATTACACACCAAGTCTATTATTTCCAAACCAATCTATTTTGTAAGAAGATTTCCGTCGAAGAATATAAGGCAATTTTTGAGGACATGCAGGATCTTCCGGAAACAATCGTGAATCAAATTTTGAGTTCAGAAGAACTTCTTTCCAAACTAAAGAAAAAAGGAAATATCTTCAAACTCGCAAAAGAGCTCGAACTCGTTTCTTAAATAAAGGTTTGTGTGAGTTAGATCTAAAAGTTCTACTTGCTTGTCTGCAAGTTAAGTTCTATTTAACGTGAGTTCGGTCTAAGAAAGTTCGGGCGAATAAGAAACTAAAGTGCAACGACTCCCTATGAGTCGTCGTCGCAGCTCGCGAGTTTCATAGATAAAATGGCTCTCGCGACCGCGCTCAAACTCAATGTCGCTGCATAATAAACTCAGTGAATGCCTCTCTATGGATCGGCTAACTCAGTGAATGCCTCTCTATGGATCGGCATTCAGGTCATAACATA
Coding sequences:
- a CDS encoding EAL domain-containing protein; this translates as MTTSKSLKIRSFDEGKIEQFKNVFINENRGKPIVLLRFQDIKSLSFIDFLQLVPIKISELSPGVENHYSYYCYGDKKNLLIGVAPIQMNGGSNGFLNFDSLLGRFREVSIKNGSMNFDFGIARTQCNYISYVDEIFHELEVSSLKNLQDNLIRWSWTYLNRVNDYFAGEKADAVIQPIIYYNHKAHTYSMKGGEVFVGGEAYSGYADLIRDIPHYQDLNRIELLILEKLTVCCNGAPGLLKFNISPQTLIDTFDTDEKVTRFHNLLLNQNLNPALVRMELIEKPYEETDVTLKSVCKRFWNFGISFAADDFGVKSQSHQIVLDLGEMIKEFKLDPISFKFKANQDLTKFLDNLAFIDYCRRLSDNREAIITAEALEDIDSLNFLITHQVYYFQTNLFCKKISVEEYKAIFEDMQDLPETIVNQILSSEELLSKLKKKGNIFKLAKELELVS
- a CDS encoding UTP--glucose-1-phosphate uridylyltransferase gives rise to the protein MDSIKLGADELIQKKMAAEGLSSAFIQDFLKKTDLVRNGETGIVRWEEVGDLDPVTDEISLEQIEKENVPDPSILKNLVVIKLNGGLGTSMGLSGPKSLIELKDGMSFLEIVAKQSEFIQKKYNVSVPLILMDSFNTQSESQTELKRIGFRQKFPTSFLQHKVPRLLKENLTPIVCKNPDDEWCPPGHGDIWISLLETGFLDTLIANGYKVAFVSNGDNLGATVHPGILSYMLEEKLEFCMEMTPKTLADKKGGAIYKRIVHGKLESYQLLETAQVPQEHIHEFEGLGKFRTFSTNNLWIDLIALREKILQGNFELSLIVNPKTIEGKDVLQLETAMGSAIRNFNKIKGIIIPRDRFTPVKKCEDYLARRSDAYHLWENYSITMSDARKESGLGEVLITLDEKYYKRIQDFNRLFPEIPSLARCASLIVQGEVLFDQKVSIVGEVVIQNTGSGLRRISDLGSGVLESGKYSF